GGTTTCCAGGATTTCTTATATTGGGACCGACTTCAGAGAGTGCactgaaaaggcaaaacaatGCCAGCACTCTGCTATGAATGCTTGCATTGCTCTGCCTTAAGGCTCTACAGTTTGGTCATGTCTTACATTAGGCAGTTTCACTGTCAAATGACTGTTTGTAAAAGAAACTGCATTCACACCAAGCCACATCAGACCTAATTCCTGTAACACATACTCGTGTGTGAGGTAAAACCACTAAATTCAGCCCTGGAGAGGTTCTCCAGGGGACACAACCTAGGCTCTCTGCCACATCACAGCACCCAGTCTCGTGTTGCTTTGGCTTTTTCCTTCATACGAAGCATGTGCTCCACCATGACACATGCCAGGTGTCACCCCAGTGTTGCACAAAGCCATTGGAGAAGCGCTTGTGCAAACAGCAGGGAAATATGCGGTGTTTTGGGATTGCATGTCCAAGGTGTACTCACCTCCTGAGAAATGGGCACCCTTTTCGGACTGCCACCCAGAGTGCTGTTGCCTTCGGAACAGGCGCAGATCTCCCGGTGATGGGGGAGCTGCCAGGCCCCCGAcccctgggagcaggggcagcagaaACGAGATCCCAGGGCCCCGGTGAAGTCCCGCAGCCTCCGGCCACAAGGAGCGAGGGTGCTCCCTCGCTGGCCACAGTCCTTTGATGCCCGCCACAGAGTGAGCCCTTCCCTCCACGGTGCCTGTTCGCTTTCTGCTCGGAGAAACAAAATGATAGAGTGTGAGATACGCTTCCTTTTAAGGCTGGATACTGACAGTTCCTCCCCTCGTTCTCATCTCAGCCACTGGCACAAAATTTGGTGTGACGGAGGAAGGAGTGATGCCGGGGCTGAACCATGCAGCCGGTGGAGTTGCAGGTCATGTTtccatacagaaaacaaatttaccAAACTAGAAGAGggagaaacaaatgttttaaatatgaatttaaaaccTTGCCCccagttaagaaaaaaatatgctcgTTAGGCactaaaatatgatttttggCAAAGGATGGGCATTCAGAACAATTCCTGAAATTTGAAACATAAGATTAGTTTTTCTGAGCAACAAGAAAGAGACAAATGCTAACCTTTTAATTATGAGGATTTCCTGCTAAAATTCAGTTAAAGGATTCCAGGTCTTCAAAATCCAAAGCGttcattcatttcagctttttcttccccatgatttttgttaataatcagcatttgaaaattaagtgatattctttcactttcctttattttcGGCTTTAGtacaaatgcttaaaaataatatagaagGTACGAAGAAGCCGGCAGTCTGaaagggctgctgctgagctgaggaCTCACGGCGCTTCCTTAGGAGCCGCTCTCCCTCCTGGGCATCGCGGGTGAGGGTAAGGCCGCCTGCCTGCTCCCGGGGGGGCTCCCAGCGGGCAGCCGGGGAGCAAACCCCGCTTACCTGCACCAGGATTTGCTCTTTCCACGCGAACCGCGGCGTCGCTTGGGTTTCCGTTCAGAAAGCATCCTCGCTCCCGCGACGTTTTTGGGGGGGTTCCTCCTCCAGAAGCAACTTTTTCCCACCTTGCTCGGCCAGACCTGGGAATTCCCGCAGCTCCAGGGCAGAGCTTTGGGGCTCACGTTGCTCCCCTGGGGGCTTGGGGGGCTTCACCCACGTCCCCCCCTAGCCGGGCAGTGCCAGAGACCTCCTCGCTCCCAGTTCGCCCCAGCTTGGCGGCTGCATGGGCGGGGAGGGAGAACGGAGAAACCCCCCCCCGGAGCGACAGCAAAAATGCTGCCGGGGGTCCtgcccggcgccccccggcgCGGTTGCGGGCGGTTTTGGGAGCCGGGAGGGAGCCGCGCGGCGGGGGGAGGcaggacgggggggggggggggggggcagctcgTCCCCCCCTCACTCCTCCCACCGAGGAGCGGTGCCTCTTAACCCCCCGGATCCTCCCTCCGTCCCGCCGAGCACAGCTCCGCTTTGCAGAGCAAAAAACGAAATTTCGGCCGCGGCCAGCCATGAGCTGCCTGGATGTTATGTACCAAGTGTACGGGCCGCCCCAGGCGTACTTCGCGGCAGCCTACAGCCCCTATCCCCCGGTACGTgcgggctgcagggtgggagGGGTGTCGGCGGGAGGATGGCCGTCTGGGGCCtcaccaaaaggaaaaagggaaaaggagaaggggaggggacggggtgGGGGAGAAGCTCCGGCAGCCTGCGATGGTGAGCGGAGCAGAGCCGCATCCCACCTCGGTGCGGGGCTCGGCGCGGTACGTACCCCGGCGGGGCGCCCCGGGAGCGGGAGCGCGACCTGAACCCCGCGATGGCTTTTTAGgggttttttaaaatttattattttttttccctttgcctgCACGGGCTCCATCCGAGCGCGGCTGGAGGGGGGCACAGTCATTTTCCAGCTTTACGGGGGGCCCGCGCAGGGACCGGCGGGGGAGCGCTGCCCGAGCTGCCCCCGGCACCCCGCAGCGCGCCCCCGCTTGCGGGACTTTCCCTCGGGAAGCGGAGGCAGCGCCGGGAGGCCGGGGCGGGAGCCGAGGCCCCGACGGGAGCCGAGGCTGCGGTGCCGCCGGGGATGCTCCGGCCCCCGAGGGACAGGCGGGTGCCCTGGAGGGGCCGAGGGGACGTTTGGTGGCATCTGCAGCCCCCGTGCGCGGCGGCCTCGTCGCATCGGGGTGCGCGCTCCTTCCCCCCGGGCTGCACCTGCTGCACGGCGCTTCCACTCGTTTGCTCGTGGGGTGtgggtttgttggtttttttttattattattattatttttaatttttcttcctgccccTTAGTCCTGTCAAAGCCGGAGGGCGGAATTTCCCTGCAAACGAAAAAGGGGAGCGGAGGAGGCAGAAGCGCCCCGGGCTggcggcagcccccggcccagCTCCTCGTCCCCACGGCGTGGCCACCCGGGTGGCACCTCGGGCagctggcagcggggccggaATACCTGTTACAAATAGCAAATGATGTCTTCCCCCACcttgcctcccccccccccgggcccgtCCGCGCACGGGTGACATTATTTAGGGGGACGATTATTACCTCAATGGCCGAGCCGGCAGCCAAGTGGAAAGGCGGCGGTCACGACGTGACTCTCAGCCGGATTTCGAGCCATGGTTCAGCTATGAAATACCCCGCGGGGCTCAGCCCGgggctccctccttccctccctgcctcccccccggccccggctgctgcttctcccgACCCGCAGCGGCCGGGAAGAGAAGGGGCTCCGCGCCCCCTCGCTTATTTCTAAGAAAGTCCCAGCGGCTGCGGGCGCTTTGAGGCGGGTGCAGAGGGCACGGGGAACACCCAGCAAACTTCCCAGCGCCTGCGGCTTGCTTCCCCCGGCGGAACCTAGCAGGAGCAGTGGAAGCTCGTAGGAATACCTGAGGCTTCTCGCCGGCCGAGGCGGTGTTTTTTGCCCTGAAAAGGGTTTGAGGCTGCCGGCGTTTGGGTTGTTAATTtgtggtttttgtgtttgttggtttggtttgttttttttttttcttttcttttccgCTTCCTCCTCTCCGCCGTGCACTCGGTGTGCAGCCCGGCGCCGCTCGCCTCCCCCCGCTGCCGGCACCGCCGCGGCGGTATTTCCCCTCCTGTGCGGGAGGGTTTCTTCGTGCTTTTGCATCCTTCTGCCACCTTTTGCATCCTTTTGCAACCCTTTGCATCCTTTTGCGGGAGCGCGGAGGGAGCGCCGAGCCTCGGGCACCTCGGAGCTCTGCACGGCGTGACCGTCTcgcttctccctccctgcctccccccttcctccagAAACTCGCCTTTTACTCCAAAATGCAAGAAGCCCCGGAGAGCGGCAGCAGCGCCAGTACCAGCAGCTCCTTCTCCGGCCACGCCGCCGCCAGCATCAAGGAGGAGGACTGCGGCCCCGAGAAGGAGCGACCCCCCGAGGCCGAGTACATCAGCTCCCGCTGCGTGCTCTTCACCTACTTCCAGGGAGACATCAGCGCCGTGGTGGACGAGCACTTCAGCCGGGCCCtcagccagcccagcagcttCTCCCTCGGCAGCGCCAAGGCGAGGAACGCCGGCTCCTGGCGGGGTGAGCGCGGTGCGGGGCGTGCGGGTGCGGGTGCGGGGTGCGGGGCTGGAGGGCTGCGGGACCCGGCTCGGTCACCACAGCTTTGGGTTTGGTGAGGTGGGGAGTGGAGATGGGAGCAGAAGGACAAGTGGCCACGGGAAGGAGCTCAGCAGGTTCCCACCGCTGCAAACTGGACGATGCACGACCCCATGTATCGCCCAATGTGTGTCATTGCACTCGTCAGCGGCAAGGACCCCAAATTACACAGATCCTCCATAGCCATGTCTTGTTTTACCCCAGACGGGCTCATGAGGTACCCGATGTGGCAGGGAATAACCTGTCCATGGGCACTGCTTTCCGGGACCCCCATCGCCAGGCCAGCTGCACAGCTGAGAGCTAATTTCCCAGTCTGTCCATGAAATTCTCATTGGTGGCTTCTAAGACTGAAACGCTAGTTGAAGTATTTCATGGGTGGAAGGTACTCGGTGCTGAAAGCAGGGAGATTTCCTTGTCCATCATGAActgcttcccttcctcctgAGTAATGCCAGGGCTCTGAGCTAATTTACCTCCCCGGAAAATGTGGATTAAGggcacattttcatttgtttcagcaACACTCTGCATTCCCAACCAATCATGCGTAGCACCTATCTCTGTACTCTATTAGCAATCACTATTCCACCTCACACGTCTTACTGAGCAAGGAAAATGCAGGGTCCTTGTCCTTCACCCTGCCAATCCCTAAAGACCTGCAGAATGCTTCCCAGATATGTTAGTGGTATATCCAATAAACAGGCATAAGCCCAACGCAATAGATGGCAAAATTGCCCCCAGATGTTTCAAAACTTTAAGCTGGCACATAGTCACATCTCACACTGTTGCTGTCTGCTCTGAAACCTCACCGAGGAAGCAGTGGCTTTCCTGTCAGGGTCAGGGCATCCTCCAAGGTGTTGGGCATAAACGCTTTCACAGGGAGATtaggacaaaacaaacaaatgaacaaacaagagAAATCCATCCCTGGAACTTACTGTGGTGCACAATAGCTCTGACTCAGTTTCCACTACTGAGGGAGAGATATTTACCTTGCCTTAGGTAACAGTCTTTTCCTTAAGCAGCTACTATAAGAAACCTGGAGCAAATCGCTTCATTTTCATGGATCATCCCTGGGCTAGGCGTGTTGGATGTGTGGCTGGAGAGGAATCTGTTCTCATGTAAAGTGTCTCCTTGTGTTCAGCAGTGCTCTGGGGGATAAAGGCAGTGAGAGGGCTTGCTGGGTGCTcacctccctttcctctcttctctcccgCACCTAGACGGCTCCTTCCCGATGAGCCAGCGCAGCTTCCCCCCGTCCTTCTGGAACAGCGCCTATCAGCCCTCCTCGGTCCCCGCCACCCTCAGCAGCCCCCTGGCCGCCACCGCCCACAGCGAGCTACCCTTTGCCGCCACCGCCGACCCCTACGCGCCGGcctccctgcacagccaccTGCACCAGGGCGGCCCCGAGGCCTGGCACCATgcccatcaccaccaccaccaccaccaccaccacccctaCCTCGGGACGCAGAGCACCGCCTACCCTCGCCCCGCCGCCGTGCATGAGGTCTACGGCCCCCACTTCGACCCCCGCTATGGCTCACTGCTGGTGCCCACCGCCTCCGTCCGCCCCCACCGCCTCACGCCCGCCGCCGTGCCCACGCCGGTCAGCCCCCCCTGCGACCTGGCAAGGCCGAGGCAAGGCGCTGCCGCCACTTGGACAACACCGGCACCCTTCCCCAACGCAGCAGGGGACATGGCGCAGAGCCTTGGCCTCAATGTGGACCCAGGTGAagagcagcccccggccccttTGGGTCCCCCCCAGCTCAGGGCCACCCCCATGAGCTGGTAGAAGGGGAGGACCCAACATGGTGGTGCCCCTAAGGGGAAACAAATCGGGGTTGGGACCTCCCGGCTCTGGCCCATGTGCCCTTCTTGCTTTGGAGTCCTCTTGCCCTGGCCTTGCAAGGGCTGCCAGCAGGGTGGAGCCCCGAGGGCCATCGCTGGGCTCCTGCCATGGAGCAggtgtgcaggcagctgcatgGCTCTGTAAAGTACAGTAGGTTTATAAACAACCACagctacttatttttttctcccagtctttGAAAAGTACAATTACATTTGCccagcaaaaataataacaaaagaaaaagggcaaTGGTTATTGCCGTGGCCAGTGAGGCTGGTGTCAGGCGTCTGTCTGGTCAGGTGCCTGGACATAAGGTCTGCAGCCATGCCAAAGAGGTGACAGACATGTAGCCAGCAGTGACTGCTCCTCAGCCAGTGGCAGCAGAGGCGAGGAAAGCCAGCTCTGGCTGCAATTTGGTGACCGCAGCCACAAATGGCTCCGTACGGCATCCTTGCTGCAGGTTCAACAGGGATGCGTGCCTGCCTCTGGTGCAGCCCATGCTCTTCTCGCCTCACTGtttccttccagccctgctttAGGAGCCCGTGCTTTAGGCTGAGCCTCCGATCTCGTGTGGCAGAAATGAAGTTTGTCTTTCTCTGTCCTTAAATGCCTGttcctatttttcttcccttttttttcttctctccgTTCTCAGGTTTGCAGCCTCAGGACAAAAGCAAGGATCTGTACTGGTTTTAGAGCTGTCCTTCACTCTTCCTCCCCTGGCTCTCCCCTCTAGATCTCTGCCTCTTAGGCGTGGTGGCATTTGGAGCTGAAGTCGGGTCAGTTTGTAACAGCTTCTGGTCTTGGTTTGCAGCTCGACGTTACTCCTTCTGTGGTGGATCCCTTCTGAGCTGACGAGCTGACTCAAAGCCTCCCAGACCCCCCTTGCCCTTTTCCAAGCCCACCGTGGCCCTGCAGCTCGGGGAAAGACAACGGGACTTAAGGCGACCTGGCATTGCAAGGACAGTCCTTTAGACTTAT
The Cygnus olor isolate bCygOlo1 chromosome 3, bCygOlo1.pri.v2, whole genome shotgun sequence genome window above contains:
- the VGLL2 gene encoding transcription cofactor vestigial-like protein 2; amino-acid sequence: MSCLDVMYQVYGPPQAYFAAAYSPYPPKLAFYSKMQEAPESGSSASTSSSFSGHAAASIKEEDCGPEKERPPEAEYISSRCVLFTYFQGDISAVVDEHFSRALSQPSSFSLGSAKARNAGSWRARRYSFCGGSLLS